One genomic segment of Arcobacter lacus includes these proteins:
- a CDS encoding TetR/AcrR family transcriptional regulator, with translation MEKNTRNDLINCTFDEIYTKGYQGASLTNILKNAKVHKGSMYHFFENKKDMAMISIKEKIYEKFLERYASILNLKENHLEAFIESIKDTTKRDFKKGCPIANVIQEMSNIDEDFKVLMEHIYQAFRQNIKDILDKAIEKKEMKECDTTKLALYIASTLEGAILSAKASGNIQDYLDVIDILSSYLLTFKKSS, from the coding sequence ATGGAAAAAAATACAAGAAATGATTTAATAAACTGCACATTTGATGAAATCTATACAAAAGGTTATCAAGGTGCTTCTTTGACCAATATTTTAAAAAATGCAAAAGTACATAAAGGTTCTATGTACCATTTTTTTGAGAATAAAAAAGATATGGCAATGATTTCAATAAAAGAGAAAATTTATGAAAAATTTTTAGAAAGATATGCTTCGATTTTAAACTTGAAAGAAAATCATTTAGAAGCTTTTATTGAAAGCATAAAAGATACTACAAAAAGGGATTTTAAGAAAGGTTGCCCAATAGCAAACGTTATTCAAGAGATGTCAAATATTGATGAAGATTTTAAAGTTTTGATGGAACATATATATCAAGCATTTAGACAAAATATAAAAGATATTTTAGATAAAGCTATTGAAAAAAAAGAGATGAAAGAGTGTGACACAACAAAACTTGCTTTATATATAGCTTCAACACTTGAAGGTGCTATTTTATCTGCAAAAGCAAGTGGTAATATTCAAGACTATCTGGATGTAATAGATATTTTATCTTCTTACTTACTAACTTTCAAAAAGAGTTCATAA